In Zobellia roscoffensis, the following are encoded in one genomic region:
- a CDS encoding DUF4296 domain-containing protein produces MRVLALLTVICTLISCNETLLKKPENLIPKDKMVQILQDLAIVNAAKTTNVQVLRENDVEPMDYIFNKYDIDSLQLVESDRYYASLPVEYEEIYKEIEANLEREGKALEEQKKINDSLRVAKEKLKREKAKAEKATDTLP; encoded by the coding sequence ATGAGGGTTTTAGCTTTACTTACGGTTATCTGCACACTTATCTCTTGCAATGAAACGCTTTTGAAAAAGCCGGAAAATCTTATTCCCAAGGATAAAATGGTTCAAATACTTCAAGATTTGGCCATTGTAAATGCCGCTAAAACAACAAATGTTCAGGTGCTGCGCGAAAATGATGTAGAACCCATGGACTATATTTTTAATAAATATGATATAGATAGCCTGCAGTTGGTAGAAAGTGATCGCTATTATGCTTCGCTGCCTGTGGAGTATGAGGAAATATATAAAGAAATAGAAGCAAACCTTGAGCGTGAAGGAAAAGCGTTAGAGGAACAGAAAAAAATTAATGATAGTCTTAGGGTTGCCAAAGAGAAGCTTAAACGCGAAAAAGCTAAGGCCGAGAAAGCTACTGATACTCTTCCGTAA
- a CDS encoding dihydroorotase — protein MGRVLIKNAKIVNENSIFESDVLLQDDLIIKIAANISDDTAKMIDIQGKYLLPGVIDDQVHFREPGLTHKGDIASESRAAVAGGITTYMEQPNTNPQTTTIEKLEEKFQMGARSSFANYSFPFGGTNDNLEELKRLDKNACSGVKLFLGSSTGNMLVDNEEVIENIFSNTEMVISAHCEDEGTIKRNLAEYKEKYGEDIPVKYHHKIRSEEACYLSSSKAIALAKKTGARLHVFHLSTGKETELFRNDIPLEQKKITAEVCVHHLWFTNTDYDTKGTLIKWNPAVKTAADRAQLWEALLDDRLDVIATDHAPHLLSEKENVYTKAPSGGPLVQHALPALLEKVQEGVISLEKVVEKMCHNPAILFQVEKRGYIREGYYADLVVVDINAPWQVTKENIAYKCKWSPFEGATFTSSVTHTFVNGHLAYENGNFSEERNAKRLTFNR, from the coding sequence ATGGGAAGAGTATTGATTAAAAACGCGAAAATCGTAAACGAAAATTCCATTTTTGAAAGCGATGTGTTGCTTCAAGATGATCTAATTATTAAAATTGCGGCTAATATTTCTGATGATACGGCTAAGATGATAGACATTCAGGGCAAATATCTTTTGCCAGGGGTTATAGATGATCAAGTGCACTTTAGGGAACCTGGTCTTACACATAAGGGAGATATTGCTTCAGAAAGCAGGGCAGCGGTTGCTGGTGGAATTACTACTTATATGGAGCAGCCCAATACAAACCCGCAAACGACGACTATTGAAAAACTTGAAGAAAAGTTTCAAATGGGAGCTCGTTCTAGTTTTGCCAATTATTCTTTCCCTTTTGGGGGGACTAACGATAATTTGGAAGAATTAAAGCGATTGGATAAAAATGCCTGTTCTGGTGTAAAGTTATTTTTAGGGTCTTCTACAGGTAATATGTTGGTGGATAATGAAGAGGTCATAGAAAACATTTTTAGCAATACTGAAATGGTAATTTCCGCCCATTGTGAAGATGAAGGGACAATAAAAAGAAACCTTGCTGAGTATAAAGAAAAGTACGGAGAGGATATTCCTGTAAAATACCATCATAAAATACGTAGTGAAGAGGCTTGTTATCTTTCGTCTTCAAAGGCTATAGCTCTAGCCAAAAAGACAGGGGCACGTCTTCATGTGTTTCACTTGTCTACAGGAAAAGAAACGGAACTGTTCAGGAACGACATTCCGTTAGAACAGAAAAAAATTACAGCAGAGGTATGTGTACACCATTTGTGGTTCACTAATACCGATTATGATACCAAGGGAACTTTAATAAAATGGAACCCGGCTGTAAAAACTGCAGCAGATAGAGCGCAATTGTGGGAAGCATTATTAGATGATCGTTTAGATGTAATTGCAACGGATCATGCCCCACATTTATTAAGTGAGAAAGAGAACGTATACACGAAAGCTCCTTCAGGTGGTCCGTTGGTGCAACATGCACTCCCGGCATTATTGGAAAAGGTTCAAGAGGGTGTGATTTCTTTGGAAAAAGTGGTGGAAAAGATGTGTCACAATCCGGCTATACTTTTTCAGGTTGAAAAACGAGGTTATATAAGAGAAGGTTATTATGCAGACTTGGTGGTGGTTGATATAAATGCGCCTTGGCAAGTTACCAAAGAGAATATTGCTTATAAATGCAAATGGTCTCCTTTTGAAGGGGCTACTTTTACGTCTTCTGTTACACATACTTTTGTGAACGGTCATTTGGCCTATGAAAACGGAAACTTTTCTGAAGAGCGAAATGCAAAACGATTAACATTCAATAGATAA